The DNA region atgcgcatcgattcgtcgacctgtttttatttctctaaaaaacttttgcaaaacgtttaccttatgtgcgctgaatatacgcgatggtcggatcaacattctgtccaaccttatataaccaatccaggggtttttctgcattgatctttttttttggcggctgtcaaagccttatttgatcggtgagtgacagtgacagggtgcgtacgagagagagccccggctgcgcgcgcactcacagtcttcaaacaacacgagcgcttcttgctctctctctcccttgtgcatattaatcaaaatcattaaacacgatagaaaaagggcgaaacaccaaagtttcacgcgcagtttcactcagtcttcaaactacacaagcgcttccgcccccccccccctcgtgaatattaaccaaattcacgtggagcatttggagatttttttttttctacatgacaggctgctggctcccactgttaatttttttttttttttttttttttttttttggaaaagcactctctgtattagcttaaagacctcaagtttacattggttactgtattctttcaattgctctaaacaagtattttgggtggccttttttattgaatttgttgaagttgttgttattttcatctgaaagaagaactttttttcagtaaactaggccctatgtgttcagtaagcttgtttcagtaagctatgtgttttcaaggcttcaaggttttattgaatgctatctctatacaagtgcaaagtaatgcattcttagtcagtcttttattttgtaattttaagagcaataaacatatattgcaatgttaaggaattcatgtttttacattcagatatgtaaatcaacatgtataaattgtaagTAGTCAATTAAAGGGGAGATAAtcaaaatcgaatcggtctgaaaaaattaatcgttagattaatcgatgcaacgaaaaaataatcgctagattaatcgtttaaaaaataatcgtttatcccagccctactatCAACCAGTCATTAGGACACCTAACAATCCTGAATTTAGTCCTTACCTTGTACAGTGGCACATAATACTAATTACACCCCCACTGCTCCTGATAATAGGACCACCATATGAAGCCTCTTGTGGAATGTAGATGACGGAAAATGTATAGACAAGCTCATTTTCAGTCACCTATAAGGGTTAGGTGTTGCTCAGAGAAACCTACCAACACCCAGAAAACAAGAACAACATAGCATCACTGTTGGTGTGCTGTCACATCCATGCAGTTTAGACTCAAAGATGAGCACTTGAGTAGAAGAATTTTCTCCAGTTGCAGTACAGCCTCCCAGTCTAAAAGCAGAGGGCGTTAGCGGTCATGTGGTCCCAAAGAGGTCTTCCATCACCTCCACATATTGAATTAAgaggtggtgttagcgcagtggataagacacatgcctttggtgtgagagacccgggtttgaatccactgtgagacaccaatgtgtccctgagcaagacacttaacccctagttgctccagaggcgtgcgacctctgacatatatagcaattgtaagttgctatggataaaagtgtcagctaaatgaaaaatgaattttaaaaaatgaagccTCTTCACTGTTGAGGCTTCTTCACTGTTGGCAGGGACAGGATGGCACAACTCAAAAGGAGTGTTGCTGATGTGGTTCTTCTGGAAGGCTTGGAAAGCACCGTGTCACTTTTGCCACTGGATCCAGCAGCAGTTCTTTTGACTGAACACCAAAAACATGCTGAGAAGGCTTTCCAAAGTCACTCCTGGCTTGTCTCTGGATAGGAAACCTTTGTGGTGCTAATACAGGACTGTTATTAGCAGATTTTGTTGGACTGAGACATCCTAGTTTGATGCTGTTGAAGCTTAAGCATTACATTGCTTTGGATTGATCTATCTTGCCATTGTGCTTCAGATAAACCAGTAAACTCTAATAACTTTCCAAATACTGCCTGCCTCAACCCTAtagccattttattttaatcaccaacatgaagtttttttattatttttggagtCTCTCTCATTTTGCTGAATTAACTCATCAGGTGATTAGTGGAGTACTCAacttaatctgtgtgtgtgtctaaaggAAATATACCACTGGGGAGGCTCCAGAAACAGTTTGAAAACCTTTTATACTCAAGCAGCTCATTGTTTTCTTCTGTTAATTCTTaatcatcacatttaaaaatgttacaccAAACATCTTATTGGaagttttatttgctttgttgaaaaaaaaaaaacacactcattACGGTACAGCTcggtttgcatttccactgcagtttattCTTGCTTTAGAGTGGGTGGGATTAGTAATTTCATGTCACCCCATCAAACTGTCACTGAatccgctcctctgctatcaacaaGCGGAATGTCTGTACTTCGGCAGACAACGAAACTTTTTGGTTGTTAAACAGCTTTGctcattcaaaacagttgcgttCAATGCTACACTGGCTGTACTGATTTTGAATCATGGGTTTCTTTTGTGTTTGTCAAGTTCAGTGACACAGGGGAAGATTCTTTCAGGCCAATCCGTGATCAGCAGAGACACCTCCCATTTTTGTAATGCTACCGTTCACTTGGAACCTTAATCGAAGTGGTActaaaagtaccaggtactgtacccagtggaaaaccctcAAGAGTAAACCATACAGAgccataccatgcagtggaaaggCACCATAGGATGCTAAAGACTGCAGCCTCTAGTGTAAGTTGGCTACTAGTGCACCACTTGAGATCGGAGTAAGGTTTACCTCTGCTAGCTGACCTCAATTACATGTACatcggagcaaaaaaaaaaaaaaaaaaaacacactgcatAAAAGTTGCAACAAATCACTGCACAAGAGATTCAACATTTGACTGAACACCAGTACAGATTACCTAATGAAAAAAGCGCTTAAATTTCACAGTTTACTTAAACGTATTTAAGCCAACTGAAAATTATTAACTCAATTCAGCAAATACAGTTAGTACATGTCAGCTGGATTTTGCATGTTAGCATTGCAAAAGTGTCTGGTAACTGGTCACCATATCAGGGCCTTGAATTGAGTGACAACCAGTAAATCAAGACAGAGTGCATGAGATGTGGAGTATGAGATCTTATTCTTGTAAACCGCAAACAAAATCAACACCATGTAAGAGGACCCCTTAAGAAAGACACTCAAGTTGGAAAACCGTAGTGGTCACAAGCAGTTTGGCTTGTATGGGAGTGCCAGCAAAGCCACAACAGGATACAAATTGTAGATATTCAAAAAGACAAGTCACAaccaattaaacttttttttttttattgaagtcaCATCACTTCCAGTTATTTTCGGCCATAGCCAGATTCCTTAACACTTATGGGCCCAACAGAGGTTTTAACCCACCACAGATCTGGGGACCAAACAAGCAGTTAGAAAAAGTGGTGCATAAAAATATGGTCAACCTAAACTACTCAGACCTTTATGGGGCTGGTCACTTCCTCTTCTGGTACTACATGTGGAGTCACAGCAGCCACACACCTGGTCAGAACCATCTGCAGACACCCAACTGACAAGACACCCTTAAGTTAAAAGCAATTCCTCAGTCACCTGTACACTTTAGGAGGTGGGGATCATAcccattagcagagaaggaacaaGCTTTCTGTTCAGGATTTGGAGTCGTTGTTGCTACAGCCACCTTCACCATGCATGTGATGTAAACCTGCAGAGACCATCGTTTGTAGATCATGAAAGCACACCATATAAAGCATTGCACAAGTCACATACCAGTCCACTGTCTGGTTGCTGGAACCTGAAAGCCTCTAGCTGAAGCTGCAACTTGTCACCTCGAGTTCGGGGCATAAATTGAGACCTGGAGCCTGTGAGCTTGGCATCAACCAGGCACCTGGGAAAGGAACCAAGTTAAACTTCAGTACACCTAGTGTGGGACACATGAGGGGCACCACTTACCCATTGTTCTCAATAAAGGAGTATCTGGGGACAGATGTGACATCAGGGACTATTGTagccacacagctgtccacaaacacacggATGGGAACATGGCTGTATGGAAGCACAGATGCTTCAAGATTTATGAGATCACCCAGGAAGTATTGGTTAGAAGGCCTCTCAAATCTCCAGTCATCTACAAAGACAACTTTTAGGACAGGTTCACGAGCACTGGATAGTTACAAGAGCATTTGGTACACCAACCGGTCATGAGCTTGAGGGAGAAGACGAAGCCCTCCTCTGCAGCTTCAGTAGAGGTATATGGGACCCAACTGGGCACTAAGGAGTCGCTGCTCACATTATGCTTTCTGCAAGGGAGTCAAACTATCACCTTACCCTGCCTTCAGTACATCAGCAACCTTGAACCCTGACCTCACCTTGAATAGTGACACTCGATTCCAACCACTGCACTAATGCTCCGAACAATAGGAACACCATATGAAGCCTCTTGTGGGGTGTGGAGAAGTTTGaaggtgtagacaagctcatcGTTAGTCACCTGGAGATGGAGGAATCCTGTTAGTCACAAAACACTCCAAGCCACTGAAATGGAACATTGAAACCTCACCATCACTACACTGCTACATCCATGCAATCCAGACTCAAAGACAAGCACTTGAGCAGAAGGGTCTTCTCCAGTTGCACTACAGCTTCCCAGTGTAAGAGAAGAGGAGCTCACTAGCTTCCCAATCCCGAAGAAGTCTTTCTTGACTTCCACATATATGGAACCCTCTCTACACTGAGCCGCTACGCTGTTGGGAGGGACAAAGTGACGCGGATCAAAAGGGATGACTGGCTGCCGTGGTTCTTCTGGCAGGCTTGGAAACTGCCATGTCAGTTTTGTCACTGGACCCAGCATCTGTTCTTTTGACTGAACACCAAAAACATCTTGAGAAGGCCTCCTAAAGTCACTCTTGGCTGGTGTTTGGACAGGAAATCTTTTTGGTGCAGATGCAGGTTTACTGGGGCCATATTTCTTGGGAAATGGAGGCATCCTAGAGTCGGTCTTCTGAGCTTTTGCCCTAGGCATAAAGACGCCTGGGGTCCAATCATTTCTTTCACTGGGACTCC from Carassius carassius chromosome 1, fCarCar2.1, whole genome shotgun sequence includes:
- the LOC132145414 gene encoding zona pellucida sperm-binding protein 3-like, yielding MGFGQVGFGLVFLFVLGFSEAQWSPSERNDWTPGVFMPRAKAQKTDSRMPPFPKKYGPSKPASAPKRFPVQTPAKSDFRRPSQDVFGVQSKEQMLGPVTKLTWQFPSLPEEPRQPVIPFDPRHFVPPNSVAAQCREGSIYVEVKKDFFGIGKLVSSSSLTLGSCSATGEDPSAQVLVFESGLHGCSSVVMVTNDELVYTFKLLHTPQEASYGVPIVRSISAVVGIECHYSRKHNVSSDSLVPSWVPYTSTEAAEEGFVFSLKLMTDDWRFERPSNQYFLGDLINLEASVLPYSHVPIRVFVDSCVATIVPDVTSVPRYSFIENNGCLVDAKLTGSRSQFMPRTRGDKLQLQLEAFRFQQPDSGLVYITCMVKVAVATTTPNPEQKACSFSANGWVSADGSDQVCGCCDSTCSTRRGSDQPHKDLWWVKTSVGPISVKESGYGRK